A region of Actinomycetota bacterium DNA encodes the following proteins:
- a CDS encoding SRPBCC domain-containing protein translates to MTTTRLERIIGAPPSRVYQALLDPGSVQVWMVPEGMTSEVHRFEAREGGRFRISLTYDLPTTTGKTTAQTDTYHGLFVRLIPDTMVVQVVEFETNDPTMAGEMTITFTLADADDGGTVLVAVHENLPRGLSPADNDLGWNMSLDKLTALVEQAA, encoded by the coding sequence ATGACAACCACGCGGCTCGAGCGGATCATCGGCGCGCCGCCCTCGCGGGTGTACCAGGCGCTCCTCGATCCTGGGTCGGTCCAGGTGTGGATGGTCCCCGAGGGGATGACGAGCGAGGTTCACCGCTTCGAAGCTCGCGAGGGTGGCCGGTTCCGGATCTCGCTCACCTACGACCTACCGACCACGACGGGCAAGACGACAGCTCAGACCGACACCTACCACGGCCTGTTCGTGCGTCTCATCCCCGACACGATGGTTGTCCAGGTCGTCGAGTTCGAGACCAACGATCCGACTATGGCAGGCGAGATGACCATCACGTTCACCCTCGCCGACGCTGACGATGGCGGGACGGTCCTCGTAGCGGTTCACGAGAACCTGCCTCGCGGCCTCTCGCCCGCCGACAACGATCTGGGGTGGAACATGTCCCTCGACAAGCTCA
- a CDS encoding PLDc N-terminal domain-containing protein: protein MPLALLIAHVVVVTIVIADVMRRPEATWARARENRLLWLTAMVVLPVVGMAGYWFVARPRLRRAAARP from the coding sequence ATGCCACTCGCGCTGCTCATCGCCCACGTCGTGGTGGTCACGATCGTGATCGCCGATGTGATGCGGCGTCCCGAGGCGACCTGGGCGAGAGCACGCGAGAACCGGCTCCTCTGGTTGACCGCCATGGTCGTGCTGCCGGTCGTCGGCATGGCGGGCTACTGGTTCGTTGCTCGCCCCAGGCTGCGCCGTGCCGCGGCGCGGCCCTAG
- a CDS encoding PaaI family thioesterase translates to MTDVNWAEAADPGDYFVGHIGLVIDEATSGRVTGHLDVAPHHHQPYGIVHGGVYCSIIETLASYGAAVTAHERTGNANVVGVSNATDFIRAHREGRLNAVAEPVHAGRTQHIWQVVITRDSDGKVVARGQVRLVGVQPESIGG, encoded by the coding sequence GTGACCGACGTCAACTGGGCCGAGGCGGCCGATCCGGGCGACTACTTCGTCGGCCACATCGGCCTGGTGATCGACGAGGCGACCTCCGGTCGCGTCACCGGCCACCTCGACGTCGCCCCGCACCACCACCAGCCCTACGGCATCGTCCACGGCGGCGTGTACTGCTCGATCATAGAGACCCTGGCCAGTTACGGCGCTGCGGTCACCGCCCACGAGCGCACCGGAAACGCCAACGTCGTCGGTGTCAGCAACGCCACCGATTTCATCCGGGCGCACCGCGAGGGCCGTCTGAACGCAGTGGCAGAGCCGGTGCACGCGGGGCGGACCCAGCACATCTGGCAGGTGGTCATCACCCGCGACAGCGACGGCAAGGTCGTGGCGCGCGGGCAGGTGCGCCTCGTCGGCGTCCAGCCGGAGTCGATCGGCGGCTGA
- a CDS encoding amphi-Trp domain-containing protein produces the protein MELEYSSEERLRREAAADRLHQIADELSRQNEVSFEREGRRFTVQVPDEVNFKFEVEIDDEESEVEIELTW, from the coding sequence ATGGAACTCGAGTACTCGTCCGAGGAGCGTCTCCGCCGCGAGGCGGCAGCCGACCGTCTGCACCAGATCGCCGATGAGCTGTCCCGACAGAACGAGGTGTCGTTCGAGCGCGAAGGTCGACGGTTCACCGTCCAAGTTCCGGACGAGGTGAACTTCAAGTTCGAGGTCGAGATCGACGACGAGGAGTCGGAGGTCGAGATCGAGCTGACCTGGTGA